GAACGCGCCACGATCAGGTTCCACACGCTCACCGCGCCCGGAAGGATGAACACCCACACCGAGTTCAGCAGACCCAGCTGCTTGTACAGCAGGAAGCTCGGGATCATGCCGCCCGAGAAGAACATCGTGAACGTCATCAGGAACAGGATCACGCGGCGCGGCTTGAACTCGCGGCGAGACAACGCGAACGCCGCCGGGATCGTGACCAGCATGTTCAGGGCCGTGCCCGCCACCGAATAGAAGATGGTGTTGCGGTAGCCGACCCAGATCCTCGAATCGGTGAACACCTTGGCGTAACCGCCGAAGTTCATCTTCGCGGGCAACAGGAACACCTTGCCCTGGCTGACCATCGTCTGGTCCGAGACCGAGGCGATCACGATGAACCAGATCGGATAGACGATCGCCACCACGACCAACGCGATCAACAGCCAGATCACGATGTCGACGACCCAGTCGGACACGCTCCTCCTCTGCCTCAGCTTCGGGTTGAACGGGATGTCGTCCGACCCCGCGCCGCGGACCGGCGCCGGATTGATGGATGTGCTTGTCATAATGGACCCTCCCGCCCGCTAGAAGATGCTGGTGTCCGACGCCCTCTTCGAAATGAAGTTGGCGAGCACCAGGAAGAAGAAGTTGACCACGGTGTTGAACAGGCCTATGGCCGTCGTGTAGCTGAACTGGTTGCCCAGAATACCCATGCGGTACGTGTACGTCGCGATGACCTCCGACACGGACAGGTTCATCGGGTTCTGCATCAACAGCACCTTCTCGAAGCCCACGTTGAGCACGGAACCCATGTTCATGATCAGCATGATGCCCACCGTCGGCATGATCGCCGGGATGTCGACGTAGCGGATGAGCTGCAGACGACCGGCCCCGTCGATCTTCGCGGCCTCGTACAGGGACAGGTCCACCGAACTCAACGCCGCCAGATAGATGATGCAGTTCCAACCCATGTGCTGCCACACCTCGCTGATCCAGTAGATCGGCGTGAACAGCCCCGGCTCGCCCAACAGGTCGGTGCCCGGGAACAGGCGCCCGATCATGCCCGTGCTCGGCGACAGGAAGATGTTGATCATCGACACGATCACGACCGTCGAGATGAAGTGCGGCATGTACGTCACCGTCTGCACGAACCCCTTGATCTTCGACGACGAGATCTGGTTGATCAGCAACGCCAGCACGATCGGGGCGATGAACCCCATGACCAGCGTCCACAGGCTGATCCGCAACGTGTTGACCATGATGTTCACGAACATGCCCGACCGGAAGAACTGCTCGAAATACCGCAGCCCCGCGAACCTGCCGCCCATCAGACCCTCGACCGGATCGAAATCATAGAACGCGAGACGAAGACCGTACATCGGCACGTACGCGAACAGACCGACGAACACCAACGCCGGCAACGTCATCAGCCACAACGCGCCGTACCGACGGAAATGACGCCCCAACCGCACCGGCAACGGCGCGGAACGAGCCGCCAACGCGTTATCCACCACTTCACCCTGCTTCACCACAGACATAAAAATCCTTCCCACGTCCGCCCCGCCCGCCACGCGAACGCGCGACGGACGGGACGACCCGCTCATGCAACGGCGGAACCGCTACATCACTTCTTCGTGTAGATGTCGTACCACTTCTGCCAGATCTTCACGTTCTCCTGCAGACCAAGGCTGTCGAGCTGCTTGCAATACGCATCCCACTCCTCGTCAATACCACCCTTGGACATCCAAGTAGCAGTCTTCTGCATAACAACATTGGAAATCTGTGCATTGTTATTGGTCAGTGTATTACTGTCCGTCGGATCGGGGTTCACGTAGTCCGGAATGTAGTCCTTGACGGGATCGAAGTGGCTGCGCTGCTCCTCGTACGGCTTGTTCGCCTCAAGCAGGTTGTCGCCGTCGACATCACCCTTGATGGTGACGCCATCGGGAATCCAGCCGGAGAAACGATCGGCCAAGCCCGGGAAGAGGTTGTCGCCCATCGCCTTGGTGTACTTGTCTTCGTCCACGGTGTAGTGGCGGTTGCCGTCATCGGTGACCAGGTTGCCGAAGGAGCCGAGGAACTGCTGCACGGAGTACTTCTCGGAGTAGAGCAGGTTGGCCAGCTTCAGCGCGGCGTCCTTGTTCGCGGCGTGGGAGGACAGGGAGAACCTATCGGCTTCGAACTCGGCGGAAGAGCCGTCCCACACGGTCTTGTCCGGGGAGACGCCCGGGGCGGACGGCACCGGGATGGGGATGTACTGATCCTTGAGTGTTCCGAAGCTCGCATCCTGGGACCATCCGAACGACACGCCGGTCTTCGCGGTCTTGCCGTCGCTGAGCTGGTCGGTATCGCACGCATCGAACGTCTTGGTGGCCCAGTCGGCGGGGATCAGGCCCTCGGAGATGAGCTTGTGGTAGTACTTGATGACCTGCTTGTATTCGTCGGAGGTCAGGAAGCTCTTGACCACGCCGTTCTTGGCGTAGAAGCCGGTCGGGGACGCGCCCTTGTTGAAGCCGGTGACGATGCCGGTGGAGTTGAGCAGCAGCATCGGGCTGTAGTAGGTGAAGTAGCTGTCGAGCTTCCTGATGTTCATCGGGATCTCGTCGGCCTGGCCGTTGCCGTTCGGGTCCTCGGTCTTGAACGCCTTGAGCACGTTCTCCAGCTCGTCCCACGTGGTCGGCACCTGCAGACCCAGCTTGTCAAGCCAGGTCTTGTTGATGAACATGTGCTGGCCCGTGCCGGAGTAGGACTTGCCTCGGGACGAAGGCAGGGCGTACATGTGGCCTTCGGGATCGGTGGTGAGTTTCTGCGCGTCCGGCTTCTCCTTGAAGAACTGCTTGACGTTCGGCATCTTGTCGAGATCCTTGCTCAGATCTTCGAACAGGCCCGGGAACTGCGCGGCGTTGGCGGGGAAGAACGCATGGAGGCTGACGTCCGCAATCTTGCCCGCGGCCAGGGTGGCGTTCTTCTGCTGGGCCCAGGCGTCCTCGCTGACCTCCTGCCACTCGATCTTGCAGTCGCAGTCGGCCTCGAGGTCCTTGGCCCACTGCATGTTGGCAATCTTGTCCGTGGCCGGCCTCTTCACGACCAGAACGCTCACGATCGGCTTGCCGTCGGCGGTCGTGGTCGGCTCCTTGCTGCCGCCGCATGCAGCCAGCGAACCCAGCAAGGCGACGGCGCACGTGATGGCGCCCGCCTTCAGTGCGGTTCTTCTTCTCATTGTCTCTCCTTTGAAATTATGATCCTGGATGCGCCCGCCACGTCTGCGAGGTGGACGCACCTAGGATAAGTCTCGGGAGATATTTTGTCAACGTCCTTAACATATATGAAATATCGGCACCGTTTCGCTATGCCTCAGCACCCTCCCTCACCAGACAGCGGAAAACCGCCGATTCCGTCGACGTTCAGCTGGCCGTTGAGCCAGTCGAGCGAGATACGGGTGTACATAATGTTATTATTATCACCTTCATACAGCAGGCCATAGCCGCCGCCGGCCTTGTGGCTCAATGCGGCGATCACCGAATACGCCATCGGCCCTGTCGTGAACCGTCGGCCGGCACTCCAGGTCTTGCCGTCATCGATCGAGACGCGCACCAGACCATCGATCCTGTCCGAAGGCGACGAGGAGGAATACAGCAGAACCTTGGCCTGCGCCGACCCCTCGGGGGCATCGGGGAACGCACGGGCAATCTGCGCGTTGTTCTCGGGATCGGGCAGCTGCGTTTCACGGATCACCGGACCATACGTGGCGCCACCGTCCCGGGAGATGGCGACATAGCGGCAACCGTTTCCATCGGAGGAACGCGAGTTCAGCATCACACGGCCATCGGAAAGTTCCACGACTTTGTTCTCGTCCATGTGATCGCCGACGGGGGTGCCTGCATGCCAGGTTGCACCGTGATCGTCGGAGAAGACCGATACCGCACGGTAGCGGCCGTCGAGCTCCTTGATGGTGTACTGCTGGATCAGGCGCCCCGCATGCTCGCCATACGTGAGCTGGATGCCGGCACCGGAAGAAGCGAACCGTGAAATCCATGATTCGCTGTTCGTGATGTCGGCGGTGATGATGCGCGGCTCGCTCCACGTCACGCCATTGTCGATGGAACTGGTGACGGCGGCTTGAAGCACCTCACGCGCAGAGGGATCGACGCCCGCCTGGGAGGTTCCGAAACCGGCGTCATAGGATTTGACGAAGAACAGGAACACCTCTCCCGTCTGCCGGTCCACCACATAGGACGGATCGGAATACCCGTATTTGTCGACGCCATCATGCCCGGCGGCCACAACATGCTGCGGCTCGAATGACCGGCCGCCGTCTTTGGAGATACGCTGCACGATCGAATTGGCTTGCGGGGCATCCTGGCAGTTATGGGGCCGCGCGTCGAACGCCGCGAGGATCCAGCCGTTGGGCGCCTCGGCAAGGGCCGGAATCCGGTAGCAGGCCACACCGTAATCGCCTGGGGCCGCCAGACTCATCGCTCCGTCATGGTTCGCGCCGCACACAGTATTGTTCGTATTCATCATCCCGTTCTCCGTCATATTCGCTCACTCCTGTTCATCACCTTGATGCCGCCCGGCGTCCACGGGCAATCTCCGTTCACGGCCAAACGGCACCCCGGCGCATTCCGCAACATTGCGGTGTGCCATCCCGCGGACCTACATGGGTTGGGGGAAGGAGAAGGTCCGCGGGATGGCACGTCATCATCACTCGGTGGACACATCGACCTGTTCCACCGTGCGCGCAAGCTCGAAACCGCATGCACGCAACACGTCCGCAATGGCTTTCACATTGTCGCCATGCAACGCCAACACCGGTTCGGGCATCTGGTTGGTGTCGAACACGCCCAGCAACGCCATCGCGGTCTTGAACGCGCCCACGCCGGAACCGAATCCCTGGACGCCGGACGGCGCCAGGACGATTCGCATCAATGCGGCGAGTTTGTTCTGCTCCTTGCGCACCGAATCCCAATCACCGTTCCGGTAGGCGTTCCACATCGCAACATAGCCATATGGATCCACATTGGCCAAGCCTGGCACGCTGCCGTCCGCGCCGGCCATGTACGCGCCATCGACGACGACTTCCTGACCGGTCAGCAACGTCAGCGGATGACCGTTCTCCTCGTTGTCCCCAATCAGGAAACGGAACGCCACATCATCGTTCGACGAGTCCTTCACCCCGGCCAGCACGCCATCACGCCCCAAGCGGATCAGCAGATCATTGGGCAGCTTGGTATGCACGCATACGGGGATATCGTATGCGAACAGCGGCAATTCAGGCACCGCGGCGTGAATCAGACGGAAATGCCTCTCGATCTCCGCCACGCCGCCCAATGCGTAGAACGGCGCCGTGGCCACGATGGCGGCGGCTCCCATCTCACGAGCCGCGCGAGCATGCTCGATCACACGATTGGTCTCCGTGTCGATGCACCCCGCCAGCACCGGCACTCGGCCGCCGGCAATCTCAATGGCCGCGGCCAGTATCTCACGACGTCGCTCATCCGTGGAGAACACGACTTCGCTTGAGGATCCGAGAACGAAAAGTCCATTGACCCCGGCCGCAATCATACGGTCGATCGAACGCCGGTAACTCTCCACATCGAGACGATGATCCGCGGTCAATGGAGTGACGACCGGGGGAATGACCCCACGAAACTGATTCATAGTGTGAATCTCCTTGTTGTATTTGTGTCTGTCTGGTACGCGAGACAACACCGCATCCGCTCCGCATGAGCGAACCGCACCCGGTCGTTGATCCGAATTCCTCCAGTTCAGCAATTCGGGTGCGGCTCACATCTCGGAGTCGCAAGCACTGCCTCGCAACAGATCTGCGCTCACGACACCATCACTTCGTGTAGGTGTCGTACCACTTCTGCCAGATCTTCACGTTCTCCTGCAGACCAAGGCTGTCGAGCTGCTTGCAGTACGCATCCCACTCCCCGTCAATACCACCCTTGGACATCCAAGTGGCAGTCTTCTGCATAACAACGTTGAGAATCTGGGTATTATTGCTACTCAGCTTGTTATTGTCTTCGGGGCTGGGGTTCACATAGTCCGGAATGTAGTCCTTGACGGGATCGAAGTGGCTGCGCTGCTCATCATATGCTTTATTCACCTCAAGCAAATCATCAGCATTGGTATCGCCCTTAATGGAGACTTCGTCGGGAATCCAACCCGTAAACCGATCAGACAGACCAGGGAAGAGGTTGTCTTTCATCAGCTGACTGGTCTTCTCTGCATCCACGGTGTATTGATGATTGCCGTTATCAGTAACCAGCTGTCCAAACGAGCCAAGGAACTGCTGCACGGAGTACTTCTCGGAGTAGAGCAGGTTGGCCAGCTTCAGCGCAGCGTCCTTGTTCGCAACATGCGATGAGATGGAAAGTTTGTTGCCGTCAAATTCGCTGGACGAGCCATCCCACACGGTCTGGTCCGGGGAGACGCCCGGGGCGGACGGCACCGGCATAGCGATGTATTGATCCTTGAGCGTTCCGAAACTCGCGTCCAGCGACCACCCGAACGACACGCCGGTCTTCGCGGTCTTGCCATCACTGGTCTGATCCGAATCATACGCGTCGAGAGCCTTGGTGGCCCAGTCGGCGGGGATCAGGCCCTCGGAGATGAGCTTGTGGTAGTACTTGATGACCTGCTTGTATTCGTCGGAGGTCAGGAAGCTTTTGACCACGCCGTTATCCGCATAATAGCCGGTAACCGTCGGCCCCTTGTTGAAACCAGTGACGATGCCGGTGGAGTTGAGCAGCAACATCGGGCTATACCAAGAGAAGTAGCTGTCGAGCTTCTTGATGTTCATCGGGATCTCGTCGGCCTGGCCGTTGCCGTTCGGGTCCTGGGTCTTGAACGCCTTGAGCACGTTCTCCAGCTCGTCCCACGTGGTCGGCACCTGCAGACCCAGCTTGTCGAGCCAGGCCTTGTTGATCAGCATATTCTGACCAGATCCGGAATAGGACTTGCCTCGGGACGAAGGCAGGGCATATATGTGACCGTCAGGATCGGTGATAAGCTTCTTGGCATCCGGCTTCTGTTTAAAGAAGGCCTTGACGTTCGGCAGCTTGTCAAGATCCTTGCTCAGGTCCTCGAACATGCTTGGATATTGAGCAGCATCAGGCACTCCAAAGGCGTGGAGGCTTACATCCGCAAGCTTACCTGCGGCCAGGGTGGCGTTCTTCTGCTGGGCCCAGGCGTCCTCGCTGACCTCCTGCCACTCGATCTTGCAGTCGCAGTCGGCCTCCAAGTCCTTGGCCCACTGCATGTTGGCGATTTTATCCGTACTGGGTCTCTTGACTATTAAGACACTTACAATCGGCTTGCCATCAGCGGTCGTGGTCGGCTCCTTGTCGCCGCCGCACGCAGACAGCGAACCCAGCAAGGCCACGGCACACGCAACGGCACCCGCCTTCAGCACGGTTTGTTTTCTCATCGTCTCTCCTTTGACATGATGATATTTGAGCGCGCCCGCCGCATCTGCGGGACGGACGCACTCATGATAGGCACGGGAGATGGAGTTCGTCAACATTCTTAACATATATGTGAGTCGCGCCACACATAGTCATTCCCGCCACCATGTAATCCACTAAACAGAACGCAGCACGTCAAAACCCGCTCCCGCGGCTTCGGGAACATGGACTGCTTCAGCACCGTGATCTACCTGACCCGCGGCAGACCCGGCATCCGCTCCGCATGAGCGAGCCGCACCCGATCGTTGATCCGAATTCCTCCAGTTCAGCAATTCGGGTGCGGCTCACATCTTGGAGTCGCAAGCACTGCCTTGCAACAAGCTTGCGCTCACGGCACCGTCACTTCGTGTAGGTGTCGTACCACTTCTGCCAGATCTTGGTGCTCTCCTGCAGACCAATGCTGTCGAGCTGCTTGCAGTAGGCATCCCATTCTTCGTCAATGCCACCCTTGGACATCCAAGTAGCAGTTTTCTGCATAGTGGTATTGAAAATCTCGGCATTATTAGTGTTCAGCTTCGTCGCATCGGAAGGATCCATATTATCCATATTGACGTAGTCGGGAATATAGTCCTTGACGGGATCGAAGTGGCTGCGCTGCTCCTCGTACACCTTGTTCACTTCAATCAATTCATCGGCGTGAGTATCGCCCTTGATAGTAGCTTCATCAGGAATCCAGCCCACCAACAATTCCGACAGGCCAGGATACTGGTTGTCACCGGTCAACTGGCTCAGCTTGTCATTATCCACAGTGTACTCATGCTCACCAGTCTTGGTTATTGCCTTGCCGAAGGAGCCGAGGAACTGCTGCACGGAGTACTTCTCGGAGTACAGCAGGTTGGCCAGCTTCAGCGCGGCGTCCTTGTTCGCGGCGTGGGAGGAAATCGACAGTCCTGCAGGGGACAACTCACTGGAGGAACCATCCCACACGGTCTGGTCCGGGGAGACGCCCGGGGCGGACGGCACCGGCATAGCGATGTACTGGTCCTTGAGCTTGCCGAAATTGTCGGATGGAGACCAACCGAACACCACGCCGGTCTTCGCAGTCTTGCCGTCACTGATCTGATCCGCGTTGTAGGCGTCATCGTCCTTGGTGGCCCACTCGGCGGGAATCAGGCCCTCGGAGATGAGCTTGTGGTAGTACTTGATAACCTCCTTGTATTCATCGGAGGTCAGGAAGCTCTTGACCACGCCGTTCTTGGCGTAGAAGCCGTATTCAGACACACCCTTGTTGAAGCCGGTGACGATGCCGGTGGAGTTGAGCAGCAGCATCGGGCTGTACCACGTGAAATAGCTGCCTTCGAGTTTCTTAATGTTCATCGGGATCTCGTCCGCTTGGCCGTTGCCGTTCGGATCCTGGGTCTTGAACGCCTTGAGCACGTTCTCCAGCTCGTCCCACGTGGTCGGCACCTGCAGACCCAGCTTGTCAAGCCAGGCCTTGTTGATCAGCATATGCTGACCTGTGCCGGAGTAGGCCTTGCCTCGACCATCGGCTATCGCATAAATCCGCCCTTTGGAGTCAGTGGACATCTTCTTGGCATCCGGCTTCTGCTTAAAGAAGGCCTTGACGTTCGGCAGCTTGTCAAGATCCTTGCTCAGATCCTCGAACATACCGGGATACTGGTAAGCCTCAACAGCACCGTATCCATTCAGGTTCACATCCGCGATATCTCCAGAGGCCAAGGTGGCGTTCTTCTGCTGGGCCCAAGCTTCTCGAGTCACTTCCTGCCACTCGATCTTGCAATCGCAGTCGGCCTCCAAGTCCTTGGCCCACTGCATGTTGGCCATCTTTTCCTGATTGGCGTTCTTCTTGACCAGAACCGTCACAATCGGCTTGCCGTCAGCCGTCGTGGTCGACTTCTTGCTGCCCCCACACGCAGACAGCGACCCCAGCAAGGCCACGGCGCACGCAACGGCACCCGCCTTCACCATAGTTTGCCTTCTCATCGTCTCTCCTTTGACATGATGATATTTGAGCGCATCCGCCGCATCTGCGGGACGGACGCATTCATGATAGGCACGGGAGATGGAGTTCGTCAACATTCTTAACATATATGTGAGTCGCGCCACACATAGTCATTCCCGCCACCATGTAATCCACTAAACAGAACGCAGCATGTCAAAACCCGCTCCCGCAGCTTCGGGAACATGGACTGCTCCAGCACCATGATCTACCTGACCCGCGGCAGACCCGGCCTCAACACCGCATCCGCTCCGCATGAGCGAGCCGCACCCGATCGTTGATCCGAATTCCTCCAGTTCAACGACTCGGGTGCGGCTCACATCTTGGAGTCGCAAGCACTGCCTTGCAACAAGCTTGCGCTCACGAAACCGTCACTTTACGC
The window above is part of the Bifidobacterium longum subsp. infantis ATCC 15697 = JCM 1222 = DSM 20088 genome. Proteins encoded here:
- a CDS encoding carbohydrate ABC transporter permease, whose product is MTSTSINPAPVRGAGSDDIPFNPKLRQRRSVSDWVVDIVIWLLIALVVVAIVYPIWFIVIASVSDQTMVSQGKVFLLPAKMNFGGYAKVFTDSRIWVGYRNTIFYSVAGTALNMLVTIPAAFALSRREFKPRRVILFLMTFTMFFSGGMIPSFLLYKQLGLLNSVWVFILPGAVSVWNLIVARSFFESSIPESLHDAAQIDGLGYFGYFLRIVLPLSSAILAVMTLYYFVGHWNDFFTGLVYIRDADKLPLQNVLRSILLSNQTNITGQSSGGMDVVQQRDFANQIKYGVIIVSTLPLLVLYPFLQKYFNKGVMIGAVKG
- a CDS encoding dihydrodipicolinate synthase family protein, with product MNQFRGVIPPVVTPLTADHRLDVESYRRSIDRMIAAGVNGLFVLGSSSEVVFSTDERRREILAAAIEIAGGRVPVLAGCIDTETNRVIEHARAAREMGAAAIVATAPFYALGGVAEIERHFRLIHAAVPELPLFAYDIPVCVHTKLPNDLLIRLGRDGVLAGVKDSSNDDVAFRFLIGDNEENGHPLTLLTGQEVVVDGAYMAGADGSVPGLANVDPYGYVAMWNAYRNGDWDSVRKEQNKLAALMRIVLAPSGVQGFGSGVGAFKTAMALLGVFDTNQMPEPVLALHGDNVKAIADVLRACGFELARTVEQVDVSTE
- a CDS encoding ABC transporter permease, which gives rise to MSVVKQGEVVDNALAARSAPLPVRLGRHFRRYGALWLMTLPALVFVGLFAYVPMYGLRLAFYDFDPVEGLMGGRFAGLRYFEQFFRSGMFVNIMVNTLRISLWTLVMGFIAPIVLALLINQISSSKIKGFVQTVTYMPHFISTVVIVSMINIFLSPSTGMIGRLFPGTDLLGEPGLFTPIYWISEVWQHMGWNCIIYLAALSSVDLSLYEAAKIDGAGRLQLIRYVDIPAIMPTVGIMLIMNMGSVLNVGFEKVLLMQNPMNLSVSEVIATYTYRMGILGNQFSYTTAIGLFNTVVNFFFLVLANFISKRASDTSIF
- a CDS encoding ABC transporter substrate-binding protein; this translates as MRRRTALKAGAITCAVALLGSLAACGGSKEPTTTADGKPIVSVLVVKRPATDKIANMQWAKDLEADCDCKIEWQEVSEDAWAQQKNATLAAGKIADVSLHAFFPANAAQFPGLFEDLSKDLDKMPNVKQFFKEKPDAQKLTTDPEGHMYALPSSRGKSYSGTGQHMFINKTWLDKLGLQVPTTWDELENVLKAFKTEDPNGNGQADEIPMNIRKLDSYFTYYSPMLLLNSTGIVTGFNKGASPTGFYAKNGVVKSFLTSDEYKQVIKYYHKLISEGLIPADWATKTFDACDTDQLSDGKTAKTGVSFGWSQDASFGTLKDQYIPIPVPSAPGVSPDKTVWDGSSAEFEADRFSLSSHAANKDAALKLANLLYSEKYSVQQFLGSFGNLVTDDGNRHYTVDEDKYTKAMGDNLFPGLADRFSGWIPDGVTIKGDVDGDNLLEANKPYEEQRSHFDPVKDYIPDYVNPDPTDSNTLTNNNAQISNVVMQKTATWMSKGGIDEEWDAYCKQLDSLGLQENVKIWQKWYDIYTKK
- a CDS encoding ABC transporter substrate-binding protein, which produces MRRQTMVKAGAVACAVALLGSLSACGGSKKSTTTADGKPIVTVLVKKNANQEKMANMQWAKDLEADCDCKIEWQEVTREAWAQQKNATLASGDIADVNLNGYGAVEAYQYPGMFEDLSKDLDKLPNVKAFFKQKPDAKKMSTDSKGRIYAIADGRGKAYSGTGQHMLINKAWLDKLGLQVPTTWDELENVLKAFKTQDPNGNGQADEIPMNIKKLEGSYFTWYSPMLLLNSTGIVTGFNKGVSEYGFYAKNGVVKSFLTSDEYKEVIKYYHKLISEGLIPAEWATKDDDAYNADQISDGKTAKTGVVFGWSPSDNFGKLKDQYIAMPVPSAPGVSPDQTVWDGSSSELSPAGLSISSHAANKDAALKLANLLYSEKYSVQQFLGSFGKAITKTGEHEYTVDNDKLSQLTGDNQYPGLSELLVGWIPDEATIKGDTHADELIEVNKVYEEQRSHFDPVKDYIPDYVNMDNMDPSDATKLNTNNAEIFNTTMQKTATWMSKGGIDEEWDAYCKQLDSIGLQESTKIWQKWYDTYTK
- a CDS encoding ABC transporter substrate-binding protein; translation: MRKQTVLKAGAVACAVALLGSLSACGGDKEPTTTADGKPIVSVLIVKRPSTDKIANMQWAKDLEADCDCKIEWQEVSEDAWAQQKNATLAAGKLADVSLHAFGVPDAAQYPSMFEDLSKDLDKLPNVKAFFKQKPDAKKLITDPDGHIYALPSSRGKSYSGSGQNMLINKAWLDKLGLQVPTTWDELENVLKAFKTQDPNGNGQADEIPMNIKKLDSYFSWYSPMLLLNSTGIVTGFNKGPTVTGYYADNGVVKSFLTSDEYKQVIKYYHKLISEGLIPADWATKALDAYDSDQTSDGKTAKTGVSFGWSLDASFGTLKDQYIAMPVPSAPGVSPDQTVWDGSSSEFDGNKLSISSHVANKDAALKLANLLYSEKYSVQQFLGSFGQLVTDNGNHQYTVDAEKTSQLMKDNLFPGLSDRFTGWIPDEVSIKGDTNADDLLEVNKAYDEQRSHFDPVKDYIPDYVNPSPEDNNKLSSNNTQILNVVMQKTATWMSKGGIDGEWDAYCKQLDSLGLQENVKIWQKWYDTYTK